A window from Legionella busanensis encodes these proteins:
- a CDS encoding ArsR/SmtB family transcription factor, whose product MKLPSENSLATIADILRLMGEPNRLKLLLVCLDKPQAVSNLAAQLQLSVPLVSHHLRLLRSARLLCAKREGKHIFYEIDDEHVRCILIDMISHFTEEVECNDNGKMI is encoded by the coding sequence ATGAAACTGCCCTCAGAGAATAGTCTTGCAACAATAGCAGATATTTTGCGATTAATGGGCGAACCAAATCGGTTAAAGCTCTTATTAGTTTGCCTTGATAAACCGCAAGCAGTTAGCAACTTAGCAGCTCAATTACAACTTTCTGTACCTCTGGTTAGTCATCATTTGCGTCTTCTTCGTTCAGCACGATTATTGTGTGCAAAACGAGAAGGAAAACATATCTTTTATGAGATTGATGATGAGCATGTCCGTTGTATTTTAATAGATATGATTAGTCATTTTACAGAAGAAGTAGAGTGTAATGACAATGGAAAGATGATATGA
- a CDS encoding cation diffusion facilitator family transporter: protein MDKKVNPNRLGVSREKSLWWALLLTGGFLIAEVIGGVLTGSLALISDAAHMLTDVTALIIALIAIRVSKRPADARRTFGYYRFEILAAAFNAALLFVVALYIIYEAYQRLKQPPEIYSMGMLIIASIGLIVNLASMYLLSHDKDKNLNLKSAYLEVWSDMLGSIGVIIAALLIRFTGWGWVDSAIAVLIGFWVLPRTWILLKETINILLEGVPEGVDFNKIKSRIMSTKGVSDVHDLHIWAITSDKISLTAHLVIGSGFKEESVREEVQSLLLSQFKISHTTLQTECTKTLYLCSRVNNTE from the coding sequence ATGGATAAAAAGGTTAATCCCAATAGGCTAGGAGTTTCGAGAGAAAAATCACTTTGGTGGGCTCTTTTATTAACGGGTGGTTTTCTGATTGCTGAGGTCATAGGGGGTGTTCTGACTGGCAGTCTTGCATTAATATCAGATGCGGCGCATATGTTAACCGATGTTACCGCGTTAATTATTGCATTAATTGCTATTCGTGTGAGTAAACGCCCTGCTGATGCACGCCGTACCTTTGGTTACTATCGATTTGAAATTTTAGCAGCCGCCTTTAATGCTGCTCTTCTCTTTGTAGTTGCTCTTTATATTATATATGAAGCATATCAGCGCCTAAAACAACCTCCAGAAATTTATTCCATGGGTATGTTAATTATTGCCAGTATTGGTTTAATTGTTAATTTAGCGTCGATGTATTTATTATCGCATGACAAAGATAAAAATTTAAATTTGAAAAGTGCTTATCTTGAGGTCTGGAGTGATATGTTAGGCTCAATAGGGGTTATCATCGCAGCACTTCTAATTCGCTTTACTGGTTGGGGCTGGGTGGACTCAGCTATCGCTGTTTTAATTGGGTTCTGGGTGCTACCCCGCACATGGATACTTCTCAAAGAAACTATCAACATACTTTTAGAAGGGGTACCAGAAGGAGTAGATTTTAATAAAATTAAGTCTCGAATAATGTCTACAAAGGGTGTCTCAGACGTACATGATTTACATATCTGGGCCATAACCAGCGATAAAATTAGTTTGACAGCCCACCTTGTCATTGGCTCAGGGTTTAAAGAGGAGTCGGTCAGGGAGGAGGTTCAGTCATTATTGTTGAGCCAATTTAAAATTTCCCATACTACCTTACAAACGGAATGTACAAAGACACTTTATCTATGCAGTCGAGTTAATAATACAGAATAA
- a CDS encoding DUF4156 domain-containing protein, with amino-acid sequence MKRITYAILSVALQALMGCSNNVALLPEAQKVTVTQSHAAIKHCKNLGKLMASDVNGVSQAYQSHEHLYQDELNILKNQTAQLGGNTLVIISDKATYAGNPQTHLVDTHRLEGIAYQCR; translated from the coding sequence ATGAAAAGAATCACTTACGCTATTTTATCCGTTGCATTGCAGGCCTTGATGGGGTGTAGCAATAATGTAGCTTTGCTGCCTGAGGCACAAAAAGTCACTGTTACTCAATCACATGCAGCGATTAAACATTGTAAAAATTTAGGCAAACTAATGGCCTCTGATGTTAATGGTGTGAGCCAAGCTTATCAGTCACATGAACATTTATATCAAGATGAATTGAACATCTTAAAAAATCAGACGGCTCAATTAGGTGGTAATACATTAGTCATTATTAGTGATAAAGCCACTTACGCAGGCAATCCTCAAACACATTTAGTGGATACGCATCGTTTAGAAGGTATCGCTTATCAATGCAGGTGA